In Vespa crabro chromosome 13, iyVesCrab1.2, whole genome shotgun sequence, one DNA window encodes the following:
- the LOC124428806 gene encoding uncharacterized protein LOC124428806 produces the protein MLDCKLNYGEHIMMAAEKAAKLVATLDRLMANVNGPRPCIRRLLMPAAEEVMLYGTEVWAERTVSKPAVIVIAGVIPFDLLVKERQFVHLQKPILGKEEVSNNAWCNCIEAWNSRWVQEPRGRWIARLISRLDNWINREVQDVDFFLTQFLTGHGLFRSYLAIMRNVAEGNCHYGDSIKDDAHHTFFICTRWSAERFTLEQDVGDISLNNVVEKKLRGLKD, from the exons ATGCTCGATTGCAAACTCAATTACGGAGAGCATATAATGATGGCAGCAGAAAAGGCGGCAAAATTAGTAGCAACGCTGGACAGACTCATGGCCAATGTAAACGGTCCCCGACCGTGCATAAGGCGACTACTTATGCCTGCCGCCGAAGAAGTGATGCTGTACGGCACGGAAGTATGGGCCGAG CGCACGGTCTCAAAGCCCGCAGTGATTGTTATCGCCGGGGTAATCCCGTTTGACCTACtagtgaaagagagacaattcgtccatcTGCAGAAGCCCATTCTGGGGAAGGAGGAGGTATCAAACAACGCCTGGTGTAATTGCATCGAAGCCTGGAACAGCAGATGGGTGCAGGAACCTAGGGGCAGATGGATTGCCCGTCTCATCAGTCGACTAGATAACTGGATAAATCGAGAGGTGCAAGATGTCGATTTCTTCCTTACCCAATTCTTGACAGGCCATGGCCTGTTCCGCTCCTACCTCGCAATAATGAGGAATGTAGCAGAAGGCAACTGCCACTATGGGGACTCGATCAAAGACGACGCTCACCACACGTTCTTCATATGTACCCGGTGGAGCGCCGAACGATTTACCTTGGAGCAGGACGTCGGAGACATCTCGCTGAACAACGTTGTCGAGAAAAAGCTGAGAGGGCTGAAGGATTAG